One Thunnus thynnus chromosome 18, fThuThy2.1, whole genome shotgun sequence genomic region harbors:
- the tmem121ab gene encoding transmembrane protein 121Ab yields the protein MVLPPPDKRHVCLTTIVIMTSMAFMDAYLVEQNQGPRKIGVCIIVLVGDVCFLIVLRYVAVWVGAEVRTARRGYAMILWFLYIFVLEIKLYFVFQNCKADRKSLETVARKALTLLLSVCVPGLYLVLVALDSMEYVRTFRKKEDMRSRLFWVALDLLDLLDIQANLWEPQRTGLPIWAEGLMFFYCYILLLILPCVSLSEISMQGEHMSPQKMMLYPVLSLVTINVVTILIRGVNMVLFQDSRVSTIFVGKNVVAIATKASTFLEYRRQVKEFPHPQNAMALELQQNSVSHTQPLPNATSLPHEPSPAQDAIDT from the coding sequence ATGGTGTTGCCGCCCCCAGACAAACGCCACGTGTGCCTGACCACTATTGTCATCATGACCAGCATGGCCTTCATGGACGCCTACCTGGTGGAGCAGAACCAGGGTCCCAGGAAGATCGGTGTGTGTATCATAGTGCTGGTAGGGGACGTATGCTTCCTCATAGTGCTGCGATATGTGGCAGTGTGGGTCGGCGCCGAGGTGCGCACCGCCCGACGAGGATACGCCATGATCCTCTGGTTTCTGTACATCTTTGTGCTGGAGATCAAGCTCTACTTTGTCTTTCAGAATTGCAAAGCTGACAGGAAGAGTCTGGAGACGGTGGCCCGGAAGGCTTTGACGTTAttattatctgtgtgtgtgccaggtTTATACTTGGTTCTAGTGGCTTTGGATAGTATGGAATATGTGAGAACTTTCCGGAAGAAGGAGGACATGAGGAGCCGTCTGTTCTGGGTAGCTCTGGACCTACTGGACCTGCTGGATATCCAGGCCAACTTGTGGGAGCCCCAGCGGACAGGCCTGCCCATCTGGGCCGAGGGCCTGATGTTCTTCTACTGCTACATCCTGCTGCTCATTCTGCCCTGCGTGTCGCTCAGTGAAATCAGCATGCAGGGGGAGCACATGTCGCCCCAGAAGATGATGCTGTACCCAGTCCTGAGCCTGGTCACCATAAACGTGGTCACCATCCTCATACGAGGTGTAAACATGGTGTTGTTTCAGGACAGCCGTGTTTCCACCATCTTTGTCGGCAAGAATGTTGTGGCTATTGCTACCAAGGCGTCCACCTTCCTGGAGTACCGCAGGCAGGTGAAGGAGTTCCCACATCCGCAAAACGCCATGGCgctagagctgcaacagaaCTCTGTCAGCCACACTCAGCCGCTGCCCAATGCCACCAGTTTGCCCCATGAACCTTCACCAGCGCAAGACGCCATTGACACATGA